One part of the Apium graveolens cultivar Ventura unplaced genomic scaffold, ASM990537v1 ctg9028, whole genome shotgun sequence genome encodes these proteins:
- the LOC141705551 gene encoding uncharacterized protein LOC141705551 — MVLGSGAAALELGLRGVVERERGMVLGSGAAALELGLRRKGVGEGCATTEEGCEGRRCRLGEMGMLEADSPNLEKINILGAINFATMAWSFDVTTKTIANCFRHYKIRSEEIDVPEVENGQLEQEIQDLTKLLSKLNYRNVMNVEHLLNYPEENNAVMDSSKDEEIIEAVLDDEANDPEPDDSITIPQVSSREVFQAIVTIKNYMLQHDQNIPEVVLALHKIKDQMNFGGGKKQSTLEAFFEKI; from the exons ATGGTGCTCGGCAGTGGTGCGGCAGCGCTAGAGCTTGGTTTGAGGGGTGTGGTGGAAAGAGAGAGAGGTATGGTGCTCGGCAGTGGTGCGGCAGCGCTAGAGCTTGGTTTGCGGCGGAAGGGGGTGGGAGAAGGCTGTGCCACGACGGAGGAAGGATGCGAGGGGAGGAGGTGCAGGTTGGGGGAGATGGGT ATGCTTGAGGCTGACTCACCAAatcttgaaaaaataaatattttgggTGCTATTAATTTTGCTACCATGGCTTGGAGTTTTGATGTGACAACAAAAACAATAGCAAACTGTTTTCGCCACTATAAAATTCGATCAGAAGAAATTGATGTTCCTGAAGTAGAAAATGGTCAGCTAGAACAagagatccaagatttaactaAACTCCTTTCTAAATTGAACTATAGAAATGTGATGAATGTTGAACATCTTCTGAACTATCCTGAAGAGAATAATGCGGTTATGGATTCTTCTAAGGACGAAGAAATCATTGAAGCTGTACTAGATGATGAGGCAAATGATCCCGAACCCGATGATAGCATCACTATACCACAAGTATCCTCAAGAGAAGTTTTTCAAGCTATTGTCACTATAAAAAACTACATGCTGCAACATGATCAAAATATTCCAGAAGTGgtgcttgctttacacaaaatcaAGGATCAGATGAATTTTGGGGGAGGAAAGAAACAATCAACTTTGGAGGCATTTTTCGAAAAAATATGA